One window of Chamaesiphon minutus PCC 6605 genomic DNA carries:
- a CDS encoding non-ribosomal peptide synthetase, with translation MFSEEVFVFPASFAQQRLWFLDRAIPDNAIYNVPTAIHLAGSLNLAALERTFNEIVRRHETLRTTFIVEDGQPLQAILPSATIPVHLVALQHLGAKERDVRAKSIINNELKHAFDLASGALLRVTILVLSDTEHILLINMHHIICDDWSLGVLIGELGTLYAAFDQNLPSPLSELPLQYADFAQWQREWLQGVVLDTQLAYWREQLNGISTLHLPTDKPRSAIQNYRGAARFLELPKQLTDCLEQLSQQAGATLFMTLLAAFKTLLYRYTDREDITIGSPIANRNRSEIEGIIGFFVNSLVLRSDLAGNPTFRELLDRVRAVTVGAYTHQDLPFEKLVSELHPERSLSHHPLFQVVFGFQNSPMCALELPGLVPSLINIEFKTTRFDLELHLWKCDEDFRSLDGDNWEDNQGLRGVIVYNTDLFEPATIDRMQNHFQTLLSGIVANPDRRIANLPLLSDLELNRVVVAWNHTQVDNPETQCIHRIFETKMRQYPNAIALNFANDRITYRELNARSNQLARYLQKLGVGVEVLVGICIPQSIDTIVGLLAILKVGGAYVPLDPSYPQERLNFMLEDAKVAVLLTQSNSIDRFKDFKNPLVLLDNDWETIGQERADNLQYNVNSDNLAYVIYTSGSTGQPKGVAVAHKAINRLVCNPNYIKLEPGDRVAQAANISFDAATFEIWGALLNGAELVAIGREVTLSPREFALEIRDRQIDILFLTTALFQQIARDVPQAFETVKYLLFGGETVDVRWVNKIIEHGAPQHLIHVYGPTENTTFSTYYDVDLSRSISSLPIGRPITNTQIYILDPHLQPLPIGVTGEIYLGGDGLARGYLDRPKLTERAFIDRAFDAHLNPRLYKTGDRARYLPDGNVEFLGRNDNLVKIRGFRIELAEIEAVLNQHLAVSQNVVIVAENVPDDRQLVAYIILDRQQKPTPEIHSFRQFLSSKLPLYMVPTAYIFLEYLPLTPNGKVDRAALPTPDLSNYHDRDYVPPRSQVEELLTKIWAKILGKEQIGIHDNFFESGGHSLLATQLMSRIRDNFQVDLPVSNLFEAPTIAQLARYIDIMCWAANVDETETTGLDREEVEFRSI, from the coding sequence ATGTTTTCTGAAGAAGTCTTCGTCTTTCCCGCATCATTTGCCCAACAGCGGCTCTGGTTCCTCGATCGAGCGATCCCTGACAATGCTATTTATAATGTGCCCACAGCAATTCACCTGGCAGGTTCGCTAAATTTAGCCGCACTAGAACGGACTTTTAATGAAATCGTCCGTCGTCACGAAACCTTACGCACCACTTTTATAGTAGAAGATGGGCAACCTCTACAAGCGATTTTACCCAGCGCAACTATCCCCGTGCATCTAGTAGCTCTCCAGCACTTAGGAGCTAAAGAGCGAGATGTCAGAGCCAAGAGTATTATTAACAACGAGCTAAAACACGCCTTCGATCTAGCATCTGGGGCATTATTGCGAGTTACCATCCTTGTTTTGTCAGACACAGAACATATTCTGTTAATTAATATGCACCACATTATCTGTGATGATTGGTCGCTGGGGGTGCTGATTGGGGAACTAGGCACGCTGTATGCAGCTTTTGACCAAAATTTACCTTCCCCGCTGTCAGAACTGCCTCTCCAGTACGCAGATTTTGCGCAGTGGCAGCGCGAGTGGTTGCAAGGAGTAGTCCTCGACACCCAGTTAGCTTACTGGCGGGAGCAATTAAACGGTATTTCGACGTTGCATTTGCCTACCGACAAACCCAGATCGGCAATCCAAAACTATCGAGGAGCAGCACGATTTTTAGAGTTACCAAAACAGCTAACCGATTGCTTAGAACAGTTGTCACAGCAAGCAGGAGCCACTTTATTTATGACTCTGCTAGCAGCATTTAAAACACTACTTTACCGCTATACCGATCGAGAAGATATCACGATCGGTTCGCCAATTGCTAACCGGAACCGTAGCGAAATCGAAGGGATAATTGGCTTTTTTGTCAACAGTTTAGTCTTGAGAAGCGATCTAGCTGGAAATCCTACTTTTCGAGAATTATTAGATAGAGTACGAGCGGTAACAGTCGGCGCATACACGCATCAAGATTTACCATTTGAAAAGTTAGTATCAGAACTGCATCCAGAGCGGAGCTTAAGCCATCATCCGCTATTTCAAGTGGTATTTGGTTTCCAGAATTCACCCATGTGCGCGCTAGAATTACCAGGATTAGTACCGAGTTTAATTAATATTGAATTTAAAACAACTCGCTTCGATCTGGAACTGCATCTGTGGAAGTGTGACGAAGATTTTCGGAGCTTAGACGGTGACAACTGGGAGGATAATCAAGGTCTACGAGGGGTAATAGTTTACAACACAGATTTATTCGAGCCAGCCACGATCGATCGAATGCAGAACCATTTCCAAACTCTATTATCGGGCATTGTCGCAAATCCCGATCGACGAATTGCTAACTTACCATTATTAAGCGATCTAGAACTAAATCGGGTCGTGGTGGCATGGAATCACACCCAAGTAGATAATCCCGAAACTCAGTGTATCCATCGCATTTTTGAAACAAAGATGCGGCAATATCCCAATGCGATCGCGCTAAACTTTGCTAACGATCGAATTACGTATCGAGAATTAAACGCTCGCAGCAACCAACTTGCCCGATACCTGCAAAAATTAGGAGTAGGTGTGGAAGTTTTAGTCGGTATTTGTATTCCCCAATCGATCGACACGATCGTTGGATTGTTGGCTATTCTCAAAGTAGGAGGAGCTTATGTGCCATTAGATCCCAGCTATCCTCAAGAGCGTCTTAATTTTATGCTTGAAGATGCGAAAGTTGCAGTATTACTGACGCAATCGAACTCAATCGATCGGTTTAAAGATTTTAAAAATCCGCTTGTTTTGCTCGATAATGATTGGGAAACGATCGGCCAAGAACGAGCAGATAATCTCCAATATAATGTAAATAGCGATAATTTAGCCTATGTTATTTACACCTCTGGTTCGACAGGTCAGCCCAAGGGAGTAGCTGTAGCTCACAAAGCGATAAATCGGCTGGTATGCAATCCAAATTACATCAAATTGGAGCCAGGAGATCGAGTTGCCCAAGCCGCAAATATTTCCTTCGATGCAGCGACATTTGAGATTTGGGGTGCGTTGCTCAATGGTGCCGAACTCGTGGCAATCGGTCGGGAGGTAACGCTTTCACCTAGAGAGTTTGCACTAGAAATCCGCGATCGCCAGATTGATATTTTATTTTTAACTACGGCCTTGTTTCAGCAGATTGCTAGAGATGTACCTCAAGCTTTTGAGACAGTTAAATATTTACTATTTGGTGGTGAGACTGTCGATGTGCGCTGGGTTAATAAGATTATAGAACATGGTGCGCCTCAGCATTTAATTCATGTTTATGGGCCGACCGAGAATACCACATTTTCCACTTATTATGACGTAGATCTGTCACGATCGATCTCATCTTTGCCGATCGGGCGTCCGATTACCAACACCCAAATTTACATATTAGATCCCCATTTACAACCGCTACCGATTGGCGTCACTGGCGAAATCTATCTGGGTGGAGATGGACTGGCACGAGGCTATCTCGATCGACCCAAATTAACCGAGCGAGCCTTTATCGATCGTGCTTTTGACGCTCATTTAAATCCACGTCTGTATAAAACTGGCGATCGAGCGCGCTATCTACCAGATGGTAATGTTGAATTTTTAGGTCGTAACGATAATCTAGTAAAAATTCGCGGTTTTCGGATTGAGTTAGCAGAGATTGAAGCGGTATTAAATCAGCATCTAGCAGTCAGTCAAAATGTTGTCATTGTTGCAGAGAATGTGCCAGATGATAGACAGTTAGTCGCTTATATCATACTCGATCGACAACAAAAGCCAACGCCAGAAATACACAGCTTTCGACAATTTCTCAGCTCGAAGCTACCATTATATATGGTGCCAACAGCCTATATTTTCTTGGAATATTTACCACTCACACCAAATGGTAAAGTCGATCGCGCGGCATTACCAACGCCAGATTTAAGTAATTACCACGATCGAGATTATGTGCCACCGCGCTCTCAAGTCGAAGAGTTACTTACCAAAATTTGGGCAAAAATCTTGGGCAAAGAACAAATAGGCATCCACGACAATTTTTTTGAATCTGGCGGTCATTCTTTACTAGCGACGCAACTAATGTCCCGCATCCGTGACAATTTCCAAGTAGATTTACCCGTCAGCAATTTATTTGAAGCCCCCACGATCGCCCAACTTGCCAGGTATATCGATATAATGTGTTGGGCAGCAAATGTAGATGAGACTGAAACTACCGGACTCGATCGAGAAGAAGTAGAATTTCGATCGATTTAG
- a CDS encoding TIGR01548 family HAD-type hydrolase, which translates to MSAIVVFDIDGVIRDVGNSYRRALADTVSKFTNDAYRPTAVEIDMLKNEGIWNNDWEASQELIYRYFESQGQTRSQLNLDYDKIVAYFQTKYRGTDPVNWNGYICDEPILASLEYFDALTAANIPWGFFSGATRGSASYILERRLGLTAPVLVAMEDAPGKPDPHGLFMAVAKLGQQYEQTERLPIVYVGDTVADMHTVINARSQQPNRQAIAVGVLPPHILAQASQIDSYRQNLIQAGASVVLDRIGELTPDLITSVQGIGIKPA; encoded by the coding sequence ATGAGCGCGATCGTGGTATTTGATATCGATGGAGTAATTCGGGACGTAGGGAACTCCTATCGTCGCGCCTTGGCAGATACAGTATCAAAATTTACCAATGACGCCTATCGCCCTACTGCGGTAGAAATCGACATGCTCAAAAATGAAGGCATCTGGAATAATGATTGGGAAGCCTCACAGGAACTGATTTATCGCTATTTTGAAAGTCAGGGTCAAACTCGATCGCAATTAAATCTAGATTACGATAAAATTGTGGCTTATTTTCAAACTAAATATCGCGGGACAGATCCTGTAAATTGGAATGGTTATATCTGCGACGAACCAATCCTCGCCAGCCTAGAATATTTTGATGCCCTCACGGCTGCTAACATTCCCTGGGGCTTTTTTAGCGGTGCCACCAGAGGATCTGCTAGTTATATCTTAGAACGAAGATTGGGGCTGACTGCGCCCGTGCTAGTGGCAATGGAAGACGCGCCAGGGAAGCCAGATCCCCACGGGTTATTTATGGCGGTTGCCAAACTAGGACAGCAATACGAGCAGACCGAGCGACTACCGATTGTCTATGTCGGCGATACTGTTGCCGATATGCACACAGTTATCAATGCTAGAAGCCAACAACCAAATCGACAGGCGATCGCTGTTGGCGTATTACCACCACATATTCTTGCCCAAGCTTCACAAATCGATAGCTACCGCCAGAACTTGATTCAAGCTGGTGCTAGCGTGGTCCTCGATCGGATTGGGGAACTTACACCCGATCTAATTACCTCAGTTCAAGGGATAGGAATCAAACCTGCCTAG
- a CDS encoding SDR family oxidoreductase, with product MTTSGSIFLAGASRGVGHQIARILATQNVPVLALIRSSAAQSDLQALNVETVVGDALNPTDVTNAMNGQISAIVSTIGGMPQDGQRADFLGNKHLIDAAANKGVSRFILVSSLGAGATKDAIPATAYEALASVLADKEKAEQYLMDSGLNYTIVRPGGLKSEPATGNGILTLDPHVAGSITRSDVATLVCRCLASDAAQNRVLSAFDKNMVYGTAAYREFVV from the coding sequence ATGACAACTTCCGGCTCAATTTTTCTGGCTGGTGCTAGTCGTGGTGTTGGGCATCAAATTGCCCGCATTTTGGCGACCCAAAATGTGCCTGTGTTGGCCTTGATTCGGTCGTCTGCCGCCCAATCCGATCTCCAGGCTCTGAACGTGGAAACGGTGGTGGGTGATGCCCTCAACCCGACCGATGTTACCAATGCCATGAACGGTCAAATCAGTGCGATCGTCAGTACGATCGGTGGAATGCCCCAAGATGGACAGCGGGCAGATTTCCTCGGCAATAAACACTTAATTGATGCGGCGGCGAACAAAGGGGTCAGTCGGTTTATTCTAGTTTCTTCACTAGGTGCGGGTGCCACCAAAGATGCCATTCCAGCTACTGCCTATGAGGCTTTGGCTTCTGTATTAGCTGATAAGGAAAAGGCCGAGCAATACCTGATGGATAGTGGCTTGAATTACACGATCGTCCGTCCCGGTGGTTTGAAATCGGAGCCAGCTACGGGCAATGGGATCTTGACTTTAGATCCCCATGTGGCTGGCAGCATTACCCGCTCGGATGTGGCGACTTTGGTATGTCGTTGTCTGGCATCAGACGCGGCTCAAAATCGGGTGTTATCGGCATTCGATAAAAACATGGTCTACGGCACGGCAGCGTATCGAGAGTTCGTGGTGTAG
- a CDS encoding sensor histidine kinase, whose amino-acid sequence MNGYWAKIQNWWRQIPIEIRGSLAICLPLPCLFGMAIAVAILHQQTIVAQQNVDHTQEVLTKSYSSSIELVSAEAAVSSYSMVKDKTFLEPYELAAKNITPTLDRVEQLVKDRPQQAAQASRSHQIARLQMQQLAASIQQIESANSDNPQLVIGSLRQSRQLMDRFRQEIGNFEAEEARLLNIRTQWLQDRQQLSFEAVWVGIVLGLVGATISIRSLRRLATEMYSYDLSLRHSRNTIETVVTNIVDGVMTINNRGQIQTFNQSAVEMFGYSPDEVIGRNWQELLNCEAEDTQKLLFYEPSLVASAKPSDRVWQAMGQRKNGECFPIEVSINSIAAENDWIAIVRDITEQHQVAAKLHAKAVEMSALNHALNTTNNSLLQSNRELDQFVYVTAHDLKAPLRAIASLSEWVEEELDKCISPGTRSQMQLIRRRVYRMQSLLDSLLAYSRAGRTQNPVVNVDVNRLLEKILRGLNPPATFTIDIANLMPTFATRTQPLEQVFFHLIDNAIRHHPTQMGVVAISAIDLGDRYEFAIADNGEGIEPQYHQKIYQIFQTLKPRDLEENIGAGLAIVKKIVTAEGGTIRLESEPGNGSTFRFTWLKHPIPPC is encoded by the coding sequence ATGAACGGCTATTGGGCAAAGATTCAAAATTGGTGGCGACAAATACCAATCGAAATTCGAGGTTCTTTGGCGATCTGTCTACCACTACCTTGTCTGTTCGGCATGGCGATCGCGGTGGCGATCTTACACCAACAAACGATCGTCGCCCAGCAAAATGTAGACCATACCCAAGAAGTTTTAACTAAAAGTTACAGTAGCTCGATCGAGCTAGTTAGTGCTGAAGCTGCCGTCAGCAGTTACTCGATGGTTAAAGACAAAACTTTTCTCGAACCTTACGAACTGGCTGCAAAAAATATTACGCCAACACTCGATCGGGTCGAACAACTCGTCAAAGATCGCCCGCAACAGGCAGCACAAGCTAGTCGATCTCACCAGATCGCGCGATTGCAGATGCAACAGCTCGCAGCCAGCATTCAGCAAATAGAATCAGCAAATAGTGACAATCCTCAATTAGTAATCGGCAGCTTGCGCCAAAGTAGGCAACTGATGGATCGGTTTCGGCAGGAAATCGGTAACTTTGAAGCCGAAGAAGCCCGCCTGTTAAATATCCGCACGCAATGGCTGCAAGATCGGCAGCAACTTAGCTTTGAAGCCGTCTGGGTGGGCATAGTCCTGGGTTTAGTAGGGGCGACGATCTCGATTAGGTCGCTCCGACGGCTAGCGACAGAAATGTACTCATACGATCTGAGCTTACGGCACAGTCGCAACACGATCGAGACAGTCGTCACCAATATCGTCGATGGTGTGATGACGATTAACAATCGAGGTCAAATCCAAACATTCAATCAGTCAGCAGTAGAGATGTTTGGTTATAGTCCCGATGAAGTCATCGGTCGGAATTGGCAAGAACTCTTAAATTGCGAAGCTGAAGATACTCAAAAGCTGCTGTTTTACGAACCTAGTTTGGTAGCCAGTGCCAAACCCAGCGATCGCGTGTGGCAGGCGATGGGACAGCGCAAAAATGGTGAATGCTTCCCGATTGAAGTTTCGATCAATAGTATTGCCGCTGAAAATGACTGGATCGCGATCGTCCGCGATATTACCGAGCAGCACCAAGTAGCCGCTAAACTTCATGCCAAAGCCGTCGAAATGTCTGCACTCAATCATGCTCTCAATACTACGAACAACTCATTGCTCCAGAGCAACCGCGAACTCGACCAATTTGTCTATGTAACCGCTCACGATCTCAAGGCACCACTCCGAGCGATTGCTAGTTTGTCAGAATGGGTAGAAGAAGAGCTCGATAAGTGCATCTCACCGGGAACGCGAAGTCAAATGCAACTGATCCGCCGCCGCGTCTATCGAATGCAATCATTACTCGATAGCCTTCTAGCATACTCACGAGCCGGACGTACCCAAAATCCAGTGGTCAATGTTGATGTCAATCGTCTGCTCGAAAAGATCTTGCGCGGACTAAATCCGCCCGCAACATTTACGATCGATATTGCCAATCTGATGCCGACATTTGCTACTCGCACTCAGCCGCTCGAACAAGTATTTTTCCACCTGATCGACAATGCGATCCGCCATCATCCGACGCAAATGGGTGTGGTAGCAATATCGGCGATCGATCTGGGCGATCGTTACGAGTTTGCGATCGCGGATAATGGCGAGGGGATCGAACCACAGTATCATCAAAAAATTTATCAGATCTTTCAAACCCTCAAACCTCGCGACCTCGAAGAAAATATCGGCGCAGGGCTAGCGATCGTCAAAAAGATCGTGACTGCCGAAGGCGGCACGATTCGGTTGGAATCTGAACCTGGTAACGGCAGCACTTTTCGATTTACCTGGCTCAAACACCCCATTCCTCCTTGTTAG
- a CDS encoding Zn-dependent hydrolase: MTITSSPILSELKIDAARLDRSLHELAQIGKLPQGGISRVAFTPEDLLARQLVQTWMIEAGMTVRTDAAGNIIGRYEGLNSDAGAIATGSHIDTVPTGGIYDGCLGVLAGIEVVRALHDRAIRLYHPIEVIVFTDEERSVIGSKGMAGEVLEDAIYYARLDGTPIQECLDRIGGNWSQIATAKRKSGEMVAFVELHVEQGGVLEYLDKPIGIVTGVVGQYRFAVNVIGRANHAGTTPMNMRKDALVAASEIVLAVNKIACSIDGDQVATVGYLNVSPNATNTVPGMVDLRIDMRDLAEEHLQLLTAKLKAEINIIARTTETAISIQQTLHIRPTLADPQIMKSIEGICQNMGIAYTHLPSRAGHDAQEIGRFTAMGMIFVPSRAGVSHSADEYTSFEECARGASILLQTFLQLDNLDVKSR; encoded by the coding sequence ATGACAATTACATCATCACCGATCTTGAGTGAATTAAAAATCGATGCCGCTAGACTCGATCGCAGCTTACATGAATTAGCTCAAATCGGTAAATTGCCCCAAGGTGGCATCAGCCGAGTGGCTTTTACACCCGAAGATTTGCTCGCACGTCAATTGGTACAGACTTGGATGATTGAAGCGGGAATGACAGTCAGGACAGACGCGGCTGGTAATATTATCGGTCGCTACGAGGGTCTAAATTCCGATGCCGGGGCGATCGCGACTGGTTCGCACATCGATACCGTCCCGACGGGGGGGATTTATGATGGTTGTTTGGGCGTGCTAGCGGGGATTGAAGTAGTGCGGGCTTTACACGATCGAGCGATCCGACTCTACCACCCGATCGAAGTTATTGTCTTTACCGACGAGGAACGTTCGGTGATTGGCTCAAAGGGAATGGCGGGAGAAGTATTAGAAGATGCGATTTATTATGCCCGTCTCGATGGTACGCCGATTCAGGAATGTCTCGATCGCATTGGTGGCAATTGGTCGCAAATTGCTACTGCCAAACGCAAATCTGGCGAGATGGTGGCATTTGTAGAACTACACGTCGAACAAGGCGGTGTCTTAGAATATCTAGACAAGCCGATTGGGATTGTGACTGGAGTTGTCGGACAATACCGATTTGCCGTCAATGTTATCGGACGTGCCAATCATGCTGGCACCACACCGATGAATATGCGGAAAGACGCGCTAGTTGCCGCTTCAGAAATCGTCCTAGCGGTGAATAAAATCGCCTGCTCGATCGATGGCGACCAAGTTGCAACTGTCGGCTATCTCAATGTGTCGCCCAATGCCACTAATACGGTGCCTGGAATGGTTGATTTGCGCATCGACATGCGCGATCTAGCTGAAGAACACTTACAACTGTTGACGGCAAAACTCAAAGCCGAAATTAACATTATTGCCAGAACTACCGAGACGGCAATTTCGATCCAGCAAACGCTCCATATTCGCCCGACATTGGCAGATCCTCAAATTATGAAATCGATCGAAGGCATTTGTCAAAATATGGGTATAGCTTACACCCACCTGCCCAGCCGTGCGGGACACGATGCCCAAGAAATCGGACGGTTTACAGCTATGGGGATGATTTTTGTGCCTAGTCGGGCAGGAGTCAGTCATTCAGCAGATGAATATACCTCTTTTGAAGAATGCGCTCGCGGTGCTAGTATCTTGTTACAAACTTTTCTCCAACTAGACAATCTGGATGTAAAAAGTCGCTAG
- the uraD gene encoding 2-oxo-4-hydroxy-4-carboxy-5-ureidoimidazoline decarboxylase, with amino-acid sequence MIYSLSQLNQMDRPQFIQALGEVFEHTPTVASQVWDRRPFISIEQLHQQMMDVVFSFDLGQKLALVRAHPDLGSKVKMAAASVQEQAGVGLDRLSASEFVGFQQLNQSYLERFDFPFIIAVKNHSKQSILEAFDRRLQNSADEELDTAIEEISQIARFRLLAIVDRVESHIS; translated from the coding sequence ATGATTTATTCTCTTAGTCAACTCAATCAGATGGATCGACCCCAATTTATTCAAGCACTAGGTGAAGTTTTTGAACACACACCTACGGTTGCTTCTCAAGTATGGGATCGACGACCATTTATATCGATCGAACAGCTACATCAACAGATGATGGACGTAGTTTTTAGCTTTGATTTGGGTCAAAAATTGGCTTTGGTTCGCGCTCATCCAGATTTGGGTAGCAAAGTCAAAATGGCAGCAGCATCGGTGCAAGAGCAAGCAGGTGTTGGCCTGGATCGGTTGAGTGCGAGTGAATTCGTCGGTTTTCAACAACTCAATCAATCTTATTTAGAAAGATTTGATTTCCCCTTTATTATCGCTGTCAAAAATCATAGCAAACAGAGTATTTTAGAAGCTTTCGATCGCCGCTTACAAAACTCAGCAGATGAGGAATTAGATACCGCGATCGAGGAAATTAGTCAGATCGCACGGTTTCGATTATTAGCGATTGTCGATCGAGTTGAGAGTCACATCTCCTAA
- the uraH gene encoding hydroxyisourate hydrolase: MAGKLTTHVLDTAHGCPAPGIEICLYSIESPADNRTLIKQVYTDRDGRTDKPLLADGELQIGEYELVFSIGSYFEKIQSDLPNPAFLDRIPIRFQIANHEVHYHIPLLVSPWSYSTYRGS; encoded by the coding sequence ATGGCTGGTAAATTAACAACCCACGTTCTAGATACAGCCCACGGCTGTCCTGCTCCAGGCATCGAGATTTGCCTCTACTCGATCGAATCTCCAGCAGATAATCGAACCTTAATTAAGCAAGTTTACACCGATCGAGATGGACGCACCGATAAACCCTTGTTAGCCGATGGCGAACTGCAAATTGGAGAATACGAGCTAGTTTTCAGCATCGGATCTTATTTCGAGAAAATTCAATCTGACTTACCAAACCCAGCATTTCTCGATCGCATTCCCATTCGCTTTCAAATTGCCAATCATGAAGTACATTACCATATTCCATTACTAGTTTCGCCATGGTCTTACAGTACTTATCGAGGCAGTTAA